A region of Coturnix japonica isolate 7356 chromosome 15, Coturnix japonica 2.1, whole genome shotgun sequence DNA encodes the following proteins:
- the ZCCHC8 gene encoding zinc finger CCHC domain-containing protein 8 isoform X3: protein MNNVISKQYHQEIEDFVFNLIHKYEEQQRDEQEKTHFSLKPQPSSVLLEEDCKTASLNSVKKMKEAFSVVGSVLYFTNFCLDKLGQPILNENPQLTEGWEIPKYQQVFSQILSLDGQEIQVKPKSRPKSLCFNCGSEEHQIKDCPKPRNAARISEKRKEFMEACGEASNQNFQQRYHAEEVEERFGKFKPGVISGELQDALGVTAKSLPPFIYRMRQLGYPPGWLKEAEMEHSGLALYDGKDDNETEDEGYLQRKHVTYDVSKLINYPGFNISTPSGIPDEWQMFGSIPMQPSQQKDVFAHYLSNFHAPSSKSSNKRTAPQPSSHHSKRPKDTVEVAVADMDIDSDVEVSQGSQTTNSFQFQPPLPPGPPVISTPPPLPQGTPPRTPQSLPPTQPSTPTHPPLPNAVSSLNPSIDVPQPKIVDSTMDEDTLTLEELEEQQRLIWAALEQAESTNSDSDIPVDTPLTGNSVTSSPSRNEVDLVAEVRSSDKMVTLETRFSSISEQVPENEHSLTSPNPDSSSPNLKENPENSDSEGLLDNTVPAPNHEVNDGESIVDNKVVTSSESSAKNSNPVPDMSKFAVGIAPFEFENMTESTGTYLRIRSVLKNSPRNQQKKKT from the exons atgaaCAATGTAATTTCTAA GCAGTATCATCAAGAAattgaagattttgtttttaatttaattcacaAATACGAAGAGCAACAGAGAGATGAGCAGGAAAAAACACACTTCAGTCTTAAGCCTCAG CCCTCCAGTGTTCTTCTAGAAGAGGACTGTAAAACAGCAAGCTtgaattctgttaaaaaaatgaaggaagctTTTAGT GTTGTAGGAAGTGTTCTGTATTTTACCAATTTTTGTCTTGATAAACTGGGACAGCCTATATTAAATGAGAATCCACAGCTGACAGAAGGATGGGAAATACCTAA ATATCAGCAAGTTTTCAGCCAGATTCTCTCCCTAGATGGACAAGAAATACAAGTAAAACCAAAAAG cAGACCAAAATCGCTCTGTTTCAATTGTGGCTCTGAAGAGCATCAGATAAAGGACTGTCCAAAG CCACGAAATGCAGCTCGCATAagtgagaagagaaaggagttTATGGAAGCTTGTGGTGAAGCAAGCAATCAGAATTTTCAGCAGCGTTACCATGCAGAGGAAGTAGAAGAGAGGTTTGGAAAATTTAAACCAGGAGTGATTAG TGGGGAACTTCAAGATGCGCTTGGTGTCACAGCTAAGAGTCTTCCTCCATTTATATATCGCATGCGTCAGCTTGGTTATCCTCCAGGCTGGCTCAAAGAGGCTGAAATGGAGCACTCAGGACTTGCGCTTTATGATGGTAAAG ATGataatgaaacagaagatgaaggATATCTTCAACGAAAACATGTCACTTATGATGTCTCTAAGTTGATTAACTATCCAGGCTTTAATATCTCCACTCCAAGTGGGATCCCAGAT GAATGGCAGATGTTTGGTTCCATCCCCATGCAGCCATCTCAACAGAAGGATGTTTTTGCTCACTACCTTTCTAATTTCCATGCG CCAAGTTCAAAATCTAGCAATAAAAGGACTGCACCACAGCCAAGCTCTCATCATTCAAAACGACCAAAAGACACCGTGGAGGTTGCAGTAGCTGACATGGACATAGATTCTG ATGTGGAAGTGTCACAAGGATCTCAAACAACCAACAGTTTTCAGTTCCAACCTCCACTGCCACCTGGACCTCCAGTGATTTCAACTCCTCCTCCTTTACCACAAGGCACACCTCCACGTACTCCTCAAAGTCTTCCCCCAACTCAACCTTCAACACCCACCCATCCTCCTCTTCCTAACGCTGTTTCATCATTGAATCCTTCCATTGATGTTCCACAGCCAAAAATAGTGGACTCAACCATGGATGAGGATACCCTGACCTTGGAAGAACTAGAGGAACAGCAGCGATTAATTTGGGCAGCATTAGagcaagcagaaagcacaaacaGTGACTCTGATATCCCTGTTGATACACCTTTAACTGGAAATTCTGTTACATCATCACCATCCAGAAACGAAGTAGATCTTGTTGCAGAAGTAAGATCATCTGATAAGATGGTAACATTGGAAACTAGGTTTTCCAGTATCAGTGAACAGGTACCAGAAAATGAACATTCTTTAACTAGTCCTAATCCAGACAGTAGTTCAcctaatttaaaggaaaatcctGAAAATTCAGATTCTGAAGGCCTGCTAGATAACACCGTGCCTGCTCCCAACCATGAGGTTAACGATGGAGAAAGTATAGTTGATAATAAAGTGGTGACAAGCAGTGAGTCATCTGCAAAGAACTCAAATCCTGTTCCTGATATGAGTAAGTTTGCTGTAGGTATAGCACCTTTTGAATTTGAAAACATGACAGAATCAACAGGCACTTACCTTCGAATAAGAAGTGTGCTAAAGAATTCCCCAAGAaaccagcaaaagaaaaagacttga
- the ZCCHC8 gene encoding zinc finger CCHC domain-containing protein 8 isoform X2: MAAEVDFGDRELFEQLEERDGPPPPHRSVGEEQEGREEAFSELQERLRGCEETVRRLRAENQELKRKLNILTRPSGISVDNSKVDGPLLQILFMNNVISKQYHQEIEDFVFNLIHKYEEQQRDEQEKTHFSLKPQPSSVLLEEDCKTASLNSVKKMKEAFSVVGSVLYFTNFCLDKLGQPILNENPQLTEGWEIPKYQQVFSQILSLDGQEIQVKPKRPKSLCFNCGSEEHQIKDCPKPRNAARISEKRKEFMEACGEASNQNFQQRYHAEEVEERFGKFKPGVISGELQDALGVTAKSLPPFIYRMRQLGYPPGWLKEAEMEHSGLALYDGKDDNETEDEGYLQRKHVTYDVSKLINYPGFNISTPSGIPDEWQMFGSIPMQPSQQKDVFAHYLSNFHAPSSKSSNKRTAPQPSSHHSKRPKDTVEVAVADMDIDSDVEVSQGSQTTNSFQFQPPLPPGPPVISTPPPLPQGTPPRTPQSLPPTQPSTPTHPPLPNAVSSLNPSIDVPQPKIVDSTMDEDTLTLEELEEQQRLIWAALEQAESTNSDSDIPVDTPLTGNSVTSSPSRNEVDLVAEVRSSDKMVTLETRFSSISEQVPENEHSLTSPNPDSSSPNLKENPENSDSEGLLDNTVPAPNHEVNDGESIVDNKVVTSSESSAKNSNPVPDMSKFAVGIAPFEFENMTESTGTYLRIRSVLKNSPRNQQKKKT, encoded by the exons ATGGCGGCCGAGGTGGATTTCGGCGACCGCGAGCTCTttgagcagctggaggagcgGGACGGGCCGCCGCCGCCTCACCGCAGCGTGGGCGAGGAGCAGGAGGGTCGTGAGGAAGCTttctcagagctgcaggagcgGCTGCGGGGCTGCGAGGAGACGGTGCGGCGGCTGCGGGCGGAGA ATCAAGAACTTAAAAGGAAGCTGAATATTCTGACTCGCCCTAG TGGAATCTCAGTGGACAACTCAAAAGTTGATGGGCCTCTGttgcagattttatttatgaaCAATGTAATTTCTAA GCAGTATCATCAAGAAattgaagattttgtttttaatttaattcacaAATACGAAGAGCAACAGAGAGATGAGCAGGAAAAAACACACTTCAGTCTTAAGCCTCAG CCCTCCAGTGTTCTTCTAGAAGAGGACTGTAAAACAGCAAGCTtgaattctgttaaaaaaatgaaggaagctTTTAGT GTTGTAGGAAGTGTTCTGTATTTTACCAATTTTTGTCTTGATAAACTGGGACAGCCTATATTAAATGAGAATCCACAGCTGACAGAAGGATGGGAAATACCTAA ATATCAGCAAGTTTTCAGCCAGATTCTCTCCCTAGATGGACAAGAAATACAAGTAAAACCAAAAAG ACCAAAATCGCTCTGTTTCAATTGTGGCTCTGAAGAGCATCAGATAAAGGACTGTCCAAAG CCACGAAATGCAGCTCGCATAagtgagaagagaaaggagttTATGGAAGCTTGTGGTGAAGCAAGCAATCAGAATTTTCAGCAGCGTTACCATGCAGAGGAAGTAGAAGAGAGGTTTGGAAAATTTAAACCAGGAGTGATTAG TGGGGAACTTCAAGATGCGCTTGGTGTCACAGCTAAGAGTCTTCCTCCATTTATATATCGCATGCGTCAGCTTGGTTATCCTCCAGGCTGGCTCAAAGAGGCTGAAATGGAGCACTCAGGACTTGCGCTTTATGATGGTAAAG ATGataatgaaacagaagatgaaggATATCTTCAACGAAAACATGTCACTTATGATGTCTCTAAGTTGATTAACTATCCAGGCTTTAATATCTCCACTCCAAGTGGGATCCCAGAT GAATGGCAGATGTTTGGTTCCATCCCCATGCAGCCATCTCAACAGAAGGATGTTTTTGCTCACTACCTTTCTAATTTCCATGCG CCAAGTTCAAAATCTAGCAATAAAAGGACTGCACCACAGCCAAGCTCTCATCATTCAAAACGACCAAAAGACACCGTGGAGGTTGCAGTAGCTGACATGGACATAGATTCTG ATGTGGAAGTGTCACAAGGATCTCAAACAACCAACAGTTTTCAGTTCCAACCTCCACTGCCACCTGGACCTCCAGTGATTTCAACTCCTCCTCCTTTACCACAAGGCACACCTCCACGTACTCCTCAAAGTCTTCCCCCAACTCAACCTTCAACACCCACCCATCCTCCTCTTCCTAACGCTGTTTCATCATTGAATCCTTCCATTGATGTTCCACAGCCAAAAATAGTGGACTCAACCATGGATGAGGATACCCTGACCTTGGAAGAACTAGAGGAACAGCAGCGATTAATTTGGGCAGCATTAGagcaagcagaaagcacaaacaGTGACTCTGATATCCCTGTTGATACACCTTTAACTGGAAATTCTGTTACATCATCACCATCCAGAAACGAAGTAGATCTTGTTGCAGAAGTAAGATCATCTGATAAGATGGTAACATTGGAAACTAGGTTTTCCAGTATCAGTGAACAGGTACCAGAAAATGAACATTCTTTAACTAGTCCTAATCCAGACAGTAGTTCAcctaatttaaaggaaaatcctGAAAATTCAGATTCTGAAGGCCTGCTAGATAACACCGTGCCTGCTCCCAACCATGAGGTTAACGATGGAGAAAGTATAGTTGATAATAAAGTGGTGACAAGCAGTGAGTCATCTGCAAAGAACTCAAATCCTGTTCCTGATATGAGTAAGTTTGCTGTAGGTATAGCACCTTTTGAATTTGAAAACATGACAGAATCAACAGGCACTTACCTTCGAATAAGAAGTGTGCTAAAGAATTCCCCAAGAaaccagcaaaagaaaaagacttga
- the ZCCHC8 gene encoding zinc finger CCHC domain-containing protein 8 isoform X1: MAAEVDFGDRELFEQLEERDGPPPPHRSVGEEQEGREEAFSELQERLRGCEETVRRLRAENQELKRKLNILTRPSGISVDNSKVDGPLLQILFMNNVISKQYHQEIEDFVFNLIHKYEEQQRDEQEKTHFSLKPQPSSVLLEEDCKTASLNSVKKMKEAFSVVGSVLYFTNFCLDKLGQPILNENPQLTEGWEIPKYQQVFSQILSLDGQEIQVKPKSRPKSLCFNCGSEEHQIKDCPKPRNAARISEKRKEFMEACGEASNQNFQQRYHAEEVEERFGKFKPGVISGELQDALGVTAKSLPPFIYRMRQLGYPPGWLKEAEMEHSGLALYDGKDDNETEDEGYLQRKHVTYDVSKLINYPGFNISTPSGIPDEWQMFGSIPMQPSQQKDVFAHYLSNFHAPSSKSSNKRTAPQPSSHHSKRPKDTVEVAVADMDIDSDVEVSQGSQTTNSFQFQPPLPPGPPVISTPPPLPQGTPPRTPQSLPPTQPSTPTHPPLPNAVSSLNPSIDVPQPKIVDSTMDEDTLTLEELEEQQRLIWAALEQAESTNSDSDIPVDTPLTGNSVTSSPSRNEVDLVAEVRSSDKMVTLETRFSSISEQVPENEHSLTSPNPDSSSPNLKENPENSDSEGLLDNTVPAPNHEVNDGESIVDNKVVTSSESSAKNSNPVPDMSKFAVGIAPFEFENMTESTGTYLRIRSVLKNSPRNQQKKKT; this comes from the exons ATGGCGGCCGAGGTGGATTTCGGCGACCGCGAGCTCTttgagcagctggaggagcgGGACGGGCCGCCGCCGCCTCACCGCAGCGTGGGCGAGGAGCAGGAGGGTCGTGAGGAAGCTttctcagagctgcaggagcgGCTGCGGGGCTGCGAGGAGACGGTGCGGCGGCTGCGGGCGGAGA ATCAAGAACTTAAAAGGAAGCTGAATATTCTGACTCGCCCTAG TGGAATCTCAGTGGACAACTCAAAAGTTGATGGGCCTCTGttgcagattttatttatgaaCAATGTAATTTCTAA GCAGTATCATCAAGAAattgaagattttgtttttaatttaattcacaAATACGAAGAGCAACAGAGAGATGAGCAGGAAAAAACACACTTCAGTCTTAAGCCTCAG CCCTCCAGTGTTCTTCTAGAAGAGGACTGTAAAACAGCAAGCTtgaattctgttaaaaaaatgaaggaagctTTTAGT GTTGTAGGAAGTGTTCTGTATTTTACCAATTTTTGTCTTGATAAACTGGGACAGCCTATATTAAATGAGAATCCACAGCTGACAGAAGGATGGGAAATACCTAA ATATCAGCAAGTTTTCAGCCAGATTCTCTCCCTAGATGGACAAGAAATACAAGTAAAACCAAAAAG cAGACCAAAATCGCTCTGTTTCAATTGTGGCTCTGAAGAGCATCAGATAAAGGACTGTCCAAAG CCACGAAATGCAGCTCGCATAagtgagaagagaaaggagttTATGGAAGCTTGTGGTGAAGCAAGCAATCAGAATTTTCAGCAGCGTTACCATGCAGAGGAAGTAGAAGAGAGGTTTGGAAAATTTAAACCAGGAGTGATTAG TGGGGAACTTCAAGATGCGCTTGGTGTCACAGCTAAGAGTCTTCCTCCATTTATATATCGCATGCGTCAGCTTGGTTATCCTCCAGGCTGGCTCAAAGAGGCTGAAATGGAGCACTCAGGACTTGCGCTTTATGATGGTAAAG ATGataatgaaacagaagatgaaggATATCTTCAACGAAAACATGTCACTTATGATGTCTCTAAGTTGATTAACTATCCAGGCTTTAATATCTCCACTCCAAGTGGGATCCCAGAT GAATGGCAGATGTTTGGTTCCATCCCCATGCAGCCATCTCAACAGAAGGATGTTTTTGCTCACTACCTTTCTAATTTCCATGCG CCAAGTTCAAAATCTAGCAATAAAAGGACTGCACCACAGCCAAGCTCTCATCATTCAAAACGACCAAAAGACACCGTGGAGGTTGCAGTAGCTGACATGGACATAGATTCTG ATGTGGAAGTGTCACAAGGATCTCAAACAACCAACAGTTTTCAGTTCCAACCTCCACTGCCACCTGGACCTCCAGTGATTTCAACTCCTCCTCCTTTACCACAAGGCACACCTCCACGTACTCCTCAAAGTCTTCCCCCAACTCAACCTTCAACACCCACCCATCCTCCTCTTCCTAACGCTGTTTCATCATTGAATCCTTCCATTGATGTTCCACAGCCAAAAATAGTGGACTCAACCATGGATGAGGATACCCTGACCTTGGAAGAACTAGAGGAACAGCAGCGATTAATTTGGGCAGCATTAGagcaagcagaaagcacaaacaGTGACTCTGATATCCCTGTTGATACACCTTTAACTGGAAATTCTGTTACATCATCACCATCCAGAAACGAAGTAGATCTTGTTGCAGAAGTAAGATCATCTGATAAGATGGTAACATTGGAAACTAGGTTTTCCAGTATCAGTGAACAGGTACCAGAAAATGAACATTCTTTAACTAGTCCTAATCCAGACAGTAGTTCAcctaatttaaaggaaaatcctGAAAATTCAGATTCTGAAGGCCTGCTAGATAACACCGTGCCTGCTCCCAACCATGAGGTTAACGATGGAGAAAGTATAGTTGATAATAAAGTGGTGACAAGCAGTGAGTCATCTGCAAAGAACTCAAATCCTGTTCCTGATATGAGTAAGTTTGCTGTAGGTATAGCACCTTTTGAATTTGAAAACATGACAGAATCAACAGGCACTTACCTTCGAATAAGAAGTGTGCTAAAGAATTCCCCAAGAaaccagcaaaagaaaaagacttga